Sequence from the Amaranthus tricolor cultivar Red isolate AtriRed21 chromosome 1, ASM2621246v1, whole genome shotgun sequence genome:
ATGTGAGTGTGATTTATACTTGGATATTGCATGTATTTAAATGCATCATGTCTCCTTTCTACTTCGAATATCCTTCATTTTCCTCTACACAACACAACTCATTATTATTCTCTTTTCTCCTTAAAAATTAAGCGAAAAACTCTCATTTCTTTCATCTCTATAATTCCCCTTATCATCTCTCTAAAAACCGAGCAGGCGCGCACGCACACGCACACATATAGACACGGGatcatcaaaaagaaacagcATGAAGCATAGATTTTTGTCATGTTATCTctttgttttcttcctttgTGTTGTAGCATTTTCAACAACAAATGCCCGTGTACTTGCTTCTAAACAAGAAGATGAGATTGAGAACAACACTGTAATCCCCCAACAAGCTTCATCACcatttttggaaaataaagaCTCCATTGATGTAAGCTtctcttaaaatttaattttatatttcatatgattttttatGGTTATAAATGATACTCTCTcttcttttaatgttttttatttatttaaaatatagagAGGAATTGATAATGAAATTAGTAATGAaggataatattttattaatagtaattattaatgaaaataacaatgaTTATTGTTGATTGAATCATGAAAGGAGTAAATTAGTGAATTTAGCAAGGAATAAGAGgggttattatatttttttttaaaaaagagggGTTATTATAAAGAGTAAAGTACATATGTAATGTCTTTTGATAAAAGGGTGTTTGattattgtgttttaaatttcttttttcttttttttttggttagttaaatagcaaaaaaaaaaaagatgtttaTAGTTAGTTAGAAAGCTGAATTttaagctaaaata
This genomic interval carries:
- the LOC130827098 gene encoding putative phytosulfokines 6, whose protein sequence is MKHRFLSCYLFVFFLCVVAFSTTNARVLASKQEDEIENNTVIPQQASSPFLENKDSIDELMGIEICENGDEECLKRRIVSEVHLDYIYTQHQKP